A stretch of the Gracilinanus agilis isolate LMUSP501 chromosome 4, AgileGrace, whole genome shotgun sequence genome encodes the following:
- the LOC123244451 gene encoding rab-interacting lysosomal protein: MEPAGAARPRPELVYQLAGALGTELQRLASRFGSGAAAGLMPHVVRALELLEGAAAGAPRGPEEEAEESQGPEQRDEWLPGGGTGGKGSAAPPPDERLLLRQLKQLTDRQRDQLRAQSRDLQLRGQEVEALQEQLQRLLRVNGELRCKLAAVQVQLRAAQQRAAEAEEAPAPALTREAPEGTVSGRAAPGPRGRAGGWELAFPI; encoded by the exons ATGGAGCCCGCTGGGGCGGCTCGGCCCAGGCCGGAGCTCGTGTACCAGCTGGCCGGGGCCCTGGGTACCGAGCTCCAGAGGCTTGCCAGCCGCTTCGGGTCGGGGGCGGCCGCGGGGCTGATGCCCCATGTGGTACGGGCGCTGGAGCTGCTGGAGGGGGCGGCGGCGGGGGCGCCCCGCGGGCCTGAGGAGGAGGCGGAGGAGTCGCAGGGGCCTGAGCAGCGGGATGAGTGGCTGCCAGGAGGCGGAACGGGCGGGAAGGGGAGCGCAGCGCCTCCGCCAGACGAGCGGCTCCTGCTGAGGCAGTTGAAGCAATTGACCGACCGGCAGCGGGACCAGCTCCGTGCGCAGAGCCGGGACCTGCAGCTCCGGGGCCAGGAGGTGGAGGCG TTGCAGGAGCAGCTGCAGCGACTCCTGCGGGTCAACGGGGAGCTCCGGTGCAAGCTGGCCGCTGTACAGGTCCAGTTGCGGGCCGCGCAGCAAAGGGCAGCGGAGGCGGAGGAGGCTCCTGCTCCGGCCCTGACCCGAGAGGCGCCCGAGGGCACCGTGAGTGGTAGGGCAGCCCCTGGGCCCCGTGGGCGTGCTGGGGGGTGGGAGTTAGCCTTCCCAATCTAG
- the SCARF1 gene encoding scavenger receptor class F member 1 yields MTPSKQPPRCEEPCAPGTFGEACGSVCPPCVEGTCDSVTGDCVCSAGYWGPSCNISCPFGFYGANCSSPCPCPEGPCHPASGICELGFQGQGALLAGILVPLLLLLLGIVACVSCCCWAAQPDPKDRPARDGATVSRVKLQVRGALSSLGSALPCGSLSNHKLPRVTVSHHDPEIPFNHSFIEPPSAGWASDDSFSSDPDSGEEDEDPAYCVPPQQAVIPFTEEEFQETHQAGKPMSAPDDASTPFAIPRTSSLARAKRPSVSFAEGTKFGPQSSQGSGELASPSRKPKRLSRTAQPPAEGQEAEGLQGPERPEEPKPNFQEPPSTAAVQGDLSGGHRRLPPGGRTVAQRVEAIESGSRGNPGPVTTIYMLAGTPRAAEGPVRAVLRRFGSFQKGRVEPKAKGSMPKPPRRALSRDKGTLTPSPAPSPASPRCMELSETQALNGAGQGEETGGQGDHGTKNPADTVGGDRGDDPRVLAEAEEEPQYENVQPACGTPHC; encoded by the exons ATGACCCCTTCTAAGCAGCCCCCCAG GTGTGAGGAGCCGTGTGCCCCTGGCACATTTGGGGAGGCTTGTGGATCTGTGTGCCCACCCTGTGTCGAGGGCACGTGTGATTCTGTGACTGGAGACTGTGTCTGCAGCGCAGGCTATTGGGGCCCCAG CTGCAATATTTCTTGCCCGTTTGGTTTCTATGGAGCCAACTGTTCCTCTCCCTGCCCCTGCCCGGAGGGGCCCTGCCACCCTGCCTCTGGGATTTGTGAACTGG GGTTCCAAGGCCAGGGCGCCCTCCTCGCTGGCATCCTGGTTCCCCTCTTGCTGTTGCTCCTGGGCATCGTGGCCTGTGTCTCCTGCTGCTGCTGGGCAGCTcagcctgaccccaaggacag GCCAGCTAGAGATGGGGCCACTGTGTCCAGAGTAAAGCTGCAGGTCAGGGGGGCACTGAGCAGCCTGGGCTCGGCACTGCCCTGCGGCTCCCTCAGCAATCACAAGCTGCCTCGGGTCACAG TGTCCCACCACGACCCAGAGATCCCCTTCAATCACAGCTTCATTGAGCCACCGTCAGCAGGCTGGGCCTCGGACGACTCCTTCTCTTCGGATCCCGACTCTGGGGAAGAGGATGAGGACCCAGCTTACTGCGTGCCACCCCAACAAG ctGTCATCCCTTTCACAGAGGAggaattccaagagactcatcaGGCAGGAAAACCCATGTCTGCACCAGATGATGCATCCACCCCTTTTGCCATCCCACGAACTTCCAGCTTGGCCCGAGCCAAGCGGCcatctgtctcctttgctgaaggAACCAAGTTCGGGCCACAGAGCTCCCAGGGCTCTGGGGAGCTGGCCAGCCCCTCCAGAAAGCCCAAGAGACTCTCCCGGACGGCCCAGCCCCCAGCCGAAGGGCAAGAGGCCGAGGGACTCCAGGGGCCCGAGCGGCCCGAGGAGCCAAAGCCCAATTTCCAAGAGCCTCCCAGCACTGCTGCTGTGCAGGGGGATTTGTCTGGGGGGCACCGGAGGCTCCCTCCTGGGGGCAGGACTGTGGCCCAGAGGGTGGAGGCCATTGAGAGTGGCAGCAGGGGAAACCCAGGCCCCGTGACCACCATCTACATGTTGGCAGGGACTCCCAGGGCAGCCGAGGGGCCCGTCCGGGCAGTCCTCCGACGCTTCGGCAGCTTCCAGAAGGGCCGAGTGGAGCCCAAGGCCAAAGGCAGCATGCCTAAGCCTCCTCGCCGGGCCCTGAGTCGGGATAAGGGCACCCTCACCCCATCCCCTGCTCCCAGCCCTGCCTCTCCCCGGTGCATGGAGCTTTCTGAAACACAAGCGCTCAATGGAGCTGGCCAGGGGGAGGAGACAGGCGGGCAGGGAGACCACGGCACCAAGAACCCAGCGGACACGGTGGGGGGAGACCGAGGGGATGACCCCCGTGTGCTGGCAGAGGCCGAGGAGGAGCCACAGTACGAGAATGTCCAGCCAGCCTGTGGCACCCCACATTGCTGA